Proteins from a genomic interval of Lolium perenne isolate Kyuss_39 chromosome 1, Kyuss_2.0, whole genome shotgun sequence:
- the LOC127327844 gene encoding paired amphipathic helix protein Sin3-like 6 isoform X3, which yields MASPNQAADDKVRCKKRKKVYMLETKQCLLFARDNLPRDVYNEFVKTMTEIWKQCADPDGEVRSICVETCIEKALELLQGWAPVKQGFLNFTQGRSPLDGDDSVFGDVDVNALLQNPLDFLWRAKASPGISEHDYAAILQTLIDFSKKRGTMAAGEVFHIVKECTSNCPELLEEFTNYLPLHLKGHLTDEKSCRNLKTGRVGKANLCFTPDANQNLAGTQIKATNTRKEGSEESLLAEEDAEDKVEPLPDWNTSRHEGILPPKVNPKNFKRCTPSYYLLPKNCITLQSSYRTKLGRSVLNDALVSPSSVASLEKTQNDYEKKVIQCEDDMYESDMLLRRFRATADFLANLQDRVCSVLRISGHITPLHRRCLQKLYNDDPELDDLLKSANTSAAISILLSRLNRRVENLSEAHLCLDKILSPLIAKNYYRSLDHHGPSFKQLDAKRMCHNALLAEAKEIHESKLNAGDEYLNPDIHKDISRIISSVRSSEEKLMMTWSEIVHPFLSANCLRSYLEESVAPSEACEQCGISKDFLSSISDALAANKLSLSRKEGELLRKTYNKCSSSCHSFAVEIGEGEFIPNLQTINSDSILGPGKEPARESCDVAAKGGHPGTDTSTSSSCAHRNEPEKKNELKQLSKRATKLHGVKGGTCCSLVVLCRLYQLFFLLS from the exons ATGGCGTCCCCCAATCAGGCTGCTGATGACAAAGTTCGATGCAAAAAGCGGAAAAAGGTGTACATGCTAGAGACCAAGCAGTGCTTGTTGTTTGCTAGGGACAACCTCCCTCGCGATGTGTACAACGAGTTTGTCAAGACCATGACCGAGATTTGGAAACAATG TGCCGATCCTGATGGTGAAGTGAGGAGCATCTGTGTTGAAACCTGCATCGAGAAGGCGCTGGAGCTATTACAGGGCTGGGCTCCGGTCAAACAGGGCTTCCTCAACTTCACCCAGGGCCGTAGCCCCTTGGATGGTGATGACAGTGTCTTTGGCGATGTTGATGTCAACGCCCTTTTGCAGAATCCACTAGATTTTCTTTGGAGAGCCAAG GCTAGCCCTGGCATCAGTGAGCATGATTATGCCGCTATTTTGCAAACCCTGATAGATTTTTCCAAGAAAAGGGGGACCATGGCCGCTGGAGAAGTTTTCCATATT GTGAAGGAATGCACGAGTAACTGTCCAGAGTTGCTAGAAGAGTTCACCAATTATCTCCCTCTTCACCTAAAGGGGCATCTGACAGACGAAAAATCCTGCAGAAATCTGAAGACAGGTCGTGTGGGCAAG GCTAATTTATGCTTTACTCCAGATGCTAATCAAAACTTGGCTGGTACCCAGATCAAAGCAACCAATACGAGGAAAGAAG GTAGTGAAGAATCCCTTCTTGCTGAAGAAGACGCGGAAGACAAGGTTGAACCCTTGCCAGACTGGAATACCTCCAGACATGAGGGAATCTTACCCCCGAAAGTGAATCCCAAGAACTTCAAGCGTTGCACTCCTAGCTATTACCTTCTACCAAAAAAT TGTATAACTCTTCAATCAAGTTACCGAACAAAACTGGGGAGGTCTGTTCTCAATGATGCTTTGGTTTCTCCTTCATCTGTTGCAAGCCTCGAGAAAACTCAAAATGATTATGAAAAGAAGGTTATACAATGCGAAGATGATAT GTATGAGAGTGACATGCTATTGCGGCGGTTTAGGGCGACTGCTGACTTCCTTGCGAATCTCCAAGATCGTGTCTGCAGTGTTTTGAGGATTAGTGGACATATAACTC CTCTACATAGGAGGTGCCTTCAAAAACTATATAATGATGATCCCGAGCTTGATGATCTATTGAAGAGTGCAAATACTAGTGCTGCTATTTCTATTCTACTTTCTCGTTTAAATCGGAGGGTAGAAAATTTGTCGGAGGCACACTTGTGTTTGGATAAGATACTTTCACCACTGATTGCCAAAAATTACTACAGATCGCTTGATCATCATGGCCCCTCTTTCAAACAGTTGGATGCAAAGAGGATGTGCCACAATG CTTTGCTGGCTGAAGCCAAAGAAATCCATGAATCAAAATTGAATGCTGGCGATGAGTATCTTAACCCTGACATACACAAGGACATAAGCAGGATTATTTCCTCTGTGCGCTCTTCCGAGGAGAAGCTTATGATGACTTGGTCAGAAATAGTACATCCATTTCTTTCTGCTAACTGTTTACGGTCTTACTTGGAGGAAAGTGTAGCTCCCAGTGAAGCTTGTGAACAGTGTGGTATCAGCAAAGATTTTCTCAGTAGCATTTCCGATGCTTTGGCTGCTAATAAACTTTCTTTATCTCGTAAG GAAGGTGAACTTCTGAGGAAAACTTATAACAAGTGTAGTTCTTCATGCCATAGTTTTGCAGTGGAGATTGGGGAAGGTGAGTTCATCCCCAATTTACAAACGATCAACTCGGATTCCATTCTTGGACCTGGAAAAGAACCAGCAAGAGAGAGCTGTGATGTTGCTGCTAAAGGTGGGCATCCTGGAACCGATACTTCCACATCTAGTAGTTGTGCCCACAGGAACGAACCTGAAAAGAAGAATGAACTAAAGCAGCTCTCTAAAAGAGCAACTAAACTGCATGGGGTGAAAGGTGGTACATGTTGTTCTCTAGTTGTGCTCTGCAGGCTTTACCAG TTATTCTTCCTTCTTTCATAG
- the LOC127327844 gene encoding uncharacterized protein isoform X2 produces the protein MASPNQAADDKVRCKKRKKVYMLETKQCLLFARDNLPRDVYNEFVKTMTEIWKQCADPDGEVRSICVETCIEKALELLQGWAPVKQGFLNFTQGRSPLDGDDSVFGDVDVNALLQNPLDFLWRAKASPGISEHDYAAILQTLIDFSKKRGTMAAGEVFHIVKECTSNCPELLEEFTNYLPLHLKGHLTDEKSCRNLKTGRVGKANLCFTPDANQNLAGTQIKATNTRKEGSEESLLAEEDAEDKVEPLPDWNTSRHEGILPPKVNPKNFKRCTPSYYLLPKNCITLQSSYRTKLGRSVLNDALVSPSSVASLEKTQNDYEKKVIQCEDDIYFRTRSLAALLAEAKEIHESKLNAGDEYLNPDIHKDISRIISSVRSSEEKLMMTWSEIVHPFLSANCLRSYLEESVAPSEACEQCGISKDFLSSISDALAANKLSLSRKEGELLRKTYNKCSSSCHSFAVEIGEGEFIPNLQTINSDSILGPGKEPARESCDVAAKGGHPGTDTSTSSSCAHRNEPEKKNELKQLSKRATKLHGVKGGTCCSLVVLCRLYQILYRRLQAARVLCTGDLYTEFKDQLCRLLDRSVDNCKFEDFCLKYLGPNSFKLFTLDIVINQVIKQLCIISSSDSLIQFLGNLGRPIPPKLLSQHQNPSIGWHDQEEQGRKLLLHFERRKKRKLENGASSSSQPGGRDSNSLLTA, from the exons ATGGCGTCCCCCAATCAGGCTGCTGATGACAAAGTTCGATGCAAAAAGCGGAAAAAGGTGTACATGCTAGAGACCAAGCAGTGCTTGTTGTTTGCTAGGGACAACCTCCCTCGCGATGTGTACAACGAGTTTGTCAAGACCATGACCGAGATTTGGAAACAATG TGCCGATCCTGATGGTGAAGTGAGGAGCATCTGTGTTGAAACCTGCATCGAGAAGGCGCTGGAGCTATTACAGGGCTGGGCTCCGGTCAAACAGGGCTTCCTCAACTTCACCCAGGGCCGTAGCCCCTTGGATGGTGATGACAGTGTCTTTGGCGATGTTGATGTCAACGCCCTTTTGCAGAATCCACTAGATTTTCTTTGGAGAGCCAAG GCTAGCCCTGGCATCAGTGAGCATGATTATGCCGCTATTTTGCAAACCCTGATAGATTTTTCCAAGAAAAGGGGGACCATGGCCGCTGGAGAAGTTTTCCATATT GTGAAGGAATGCACGAGTAACTGTCCAGAGTTGCTAGAAGAGTTCACCAATTATCTCCCTCTTCACCTAAAGGGGCATCTGACAGACGAAAAATCCTGCAGAAATCTGAAGACAGGTCGTGTGGGCAAG GCTAATTTATGCTTTACTCCAGATGCTAATCAAAACTTGGCTGGTACCCAGATCAAAGCAACCAATACGAGGAAAGAAG GTAGTGAAGAATCCCTTCTTGCTGAAGAAGACGCGGAAGACAAGGTTGAACCCTTGCCAGACTGGAATACCTCCAGACATGAGGGAATCTTACCCCCGAAAGTGAATCCCAAGAACTTCAAGCGTTGCACTCCTAGCTATTACCTTCTACCAAAAAAT TGTATAACTCTTCAATCAAGTTACCGAACAAAACTGGGGAGGTCTGTTCTCAATGATGCTTTGGTTTCTCCTTCATCTGTTGCAAGCCTCGAGAAAACTCAAAATGATTATGAAAAGAAGGTTATACAATGCGAAGATGATAT TTATTTTCGTACACGTTCACTGGCAGCTTTGCTGGCTGAAGCCAAAGAAATCCATGAATCAAAATTGAATGCTGGCGATGAGTATCTTAACCCTGACATACACAAGGACATAAGCAGGATTATTTCCTCTGTGCGCTCTTCCGAGGAGAAGCTTATGATGACTTGGTCAGAAATAGTACATCCATTTCTTTCTGCTAACTGTTTACGGTCTTACTTGGAGGAAAGTGTAGCTCCCAGTGAAGCTTGTGAACAGTGTGGTATCAGCAAAGATTTTCTCAGTAGCATTTCCGATGCTTTGGCTGCTAATAAACTTTCTTTATCTCGTAAG GAAGGTGAACTTCTGAGGAAAACTTATAACAAGTGTAGTTCTTCATGCCATAGTTTTGCAGTGGAGATTGGGGAAGGTGAGTTCATCCCCAATTTACAAACGATCAACTCGGATTCCATTCTTGGACCTGGAAAAGAACCAGCAAGAGAGAGCTGTGATGTTGCTGCTAAAGGTGGGCATCCTGGAACCGATACTTCCACATCTAGTAGTTGTGCCCACAGGAACGAACCTGAAAAGAAGAATGAACTAAAGCAGCTCTCTAAAAGAGCAACTAAACTGCATGGGGTGAAAGGTGGTACATGTTGTTCTCTAGTTGTGCTCTGCAGGCTTTACCAG ATTTTGTACAGGAGACTACAAGCTGCAAGAGTTTTATGCACTGGTGATCTATACACAGA ATTTAAGGATCAACTCTGCAGACTTCTTGATCGCTCTGTTGACAATTGCAAATTTGAGGACTTCTGTCTTAAATATCTTGGGCCAAACTCCTTTAAGCTTTTCACTCTGGATATTGTCATAAACCAAGTTATCAAGCAG TTGTGCATAATTTCTTCAAGCGACTCACTCATTCAGTTCCTTGGGAATTTAGGAAGACCAATACCACCCAAACTTTTGTCCCAGCATCAAAAC CCATCAATTGGATGGCATGATCAAGAAGAGCAAGGCAGAAAACTTTTGCTTCATTTTGAGAGAAG GAAAAAACGGAAGTTGGAAAATGGTGCATCGAGTTCCTCTCAGCCTGGAGGAAGGGATTCAAACTCGTTGTTAACTGCTTGA
- the LOC127327907 gene encoding protein HYPER-SENSITIVITY-RELATED 4: MSSDGKLERYVSTALTVFGTGMALRGLLGDVLPYEILDELSFAALRARFSSRDTVVFDETEGLAPNHLYSAVRAYLAARAASATGVRRHRACRVDESSSDVTLTMDHGQETVDAHDGVKYTWRFVSHDPASAAFGNNPGNARAAAAAHGGRQHVCLSRSFELSFHKKHKEKALASYIPFVLDTAKAIKDQQRNLKMHMIEYDAWTAVDFRHPSTFDTLAMDGTLKKSVVDDLERFVKRKDYYRRTGRAWKRGYLLYGPPGTGKSSLVAAMANYLKFDIYDLELTEVKSNSDLRRLLVGMGNRSILVVEDIDCSLDLHQRPGDQGPDRRAPRPGFTGDDNEDKVTLSGLLNFVDGLWSTSGQERIIVFTTNYKERLEPALLRPGRMDMHIHMGYCTPESFRILACNYHSVEEGHAMFPEIQQLMEEVPITPAEVAEVLMRNDSADAALQDLVEFIKAKRR, translated from the exons ATGTCGTCCGACGGGAAGTTGGAGAGGTACGTGTCGACGGCGTTGACGGTGTTCGGGACGGGGATGGCGCTGCGCGGCCTGCTGGGCGACGTCCTACCCTACGAGATCCTCGACGAGCTCTCCTTCGCCGCCCTCCGCGCCCGCTTCTCCTCCCGCGACACCGTCGTCTTCGATGAGACCGAGGGCCTCGCGCCTAACCACCTCTACAGCGCCGTCCGCGCCTACCTCGCCGCCCGCGCGGCCTCCGCCACCGGCGTGCGCCGCCACCGCGCCTGCCGCGTCGACGAGTCCTCCTCGGACGTCACGCTCACCATGGACCACGGCCAGGAGACCGTCGACGCCCACGACGGGGTCAAGTACACCTGGCGCTTCGTCTCCCACGACCCCGCGTCGGCCGCCTTCGGTAACAACCCCGGcaacgcccgcgccgccgccgccgcccacggtGGCCGCCAACACGTCTGCCTCAGCAGGTCCTTCGAGCTCAGCTTCCACAAGAAGCACAAGGAGAAGGCGCTCGCCTCCTACATACCCTTCGTCCTCGACACGGCTAAGGCCATCAAAGACCAGCAGCGAAACCTCAAGATGCACATGATCGAGTACGACGCCTGGACCGCCGTCGACTTCCGCCACCCGTCCACCTTCGACACGCTCGCCATGGACGGCACCCTCAAGAAGTCCGTCGTGGACGACCTGGAGCGGTTCGTCAAGAGGAAGGACTACTACAGGAGGACCGGCAGGGCGTGGAAGCGCGGGTACCTGCTCTACGGCCCGCCGGGCACCGGCAAGTCCAGCCTCGTCGCCGCAATGGCCAACTACCTCAAGTTCGACATCTACGATTTGGAGCTCACCGAGGTCAAGTCCAACTCGGACCTCCGCAGGCTGCTGGTCGGCATGGGCAACCGCTCCATCCTCGTCGTGGAGGACATCGACTGCAGCCTCGACCTGCACCAGCGCCCCGGCGACCAAGGCCCCGATAGGCGCGCCCCCAGGCCCGGCTTCACCGGAGACGACAACGAAGACAAG GTGACGCTGTCCGGGCTGCTCAACTTCGTGGACGGGCTGTGGTCGACGAGCGGGCAGGAGAGGATCATCGTCTTCACCACCAACTACAAGGAGCGGCTGGAGCCGGCGCTGCTGCGGCCTGGCAGGATGGACATGCACATCCACATGGGCTACTGCACCCCGGAGTCGTTCAGGATCCTCGCCTGCAACTACCACTCCGTCGAGGAGGGCCACGCGATGTTTCCGGAGATCCAACAGCTGATGGAAGAGGTGCCCATCACGCCCGCTGAGGTCGCCGAGGTTCTCATGAGGAACGACAGCGCCGACGCCGCGCTTCAGGATCTTGTTGAGTTCATCAAAGCAAAGAGGAGGTAA
- the LOC127327844 gene encoding paired amphipathic helix protein Sin3-like 6 isoform X1, with translation MASPNQAADDKVRCKKRKKVYMLETKQCLLFARDNLPRDVYNEFVKTMTEIWKQCADPDGEVRSICVETCIEKALELLQGWAPVKQGFLNFTQGRSPLDGDDSVFGDVDVNALLQNPLDFLWRAKASPGISEHDYAAILQTLIDFSKKRGTMAAGEVFHIVKECTSNCPELLEEFTNYLPLHLKGHLTDEKSCRNLKTGRVGKANLCFTPDANQNLAGTQIKATNTRKEGSEESLLAEEDAEDKVEPLPDWNTSRHEGILPPKVNPKNFKRCTPSYYLLPKNCITLQSSYRTKLGRSVLNDALVSPSSVASLEKTQNDYEKKVIQCEDDMYESDMLLRRFRATADFLANLQDRVCSVLRISGHITPLHRRCLQKLYNDDPELDDLLKSANTSAAISILLSRLNRRVENLSEAHLCLDKILSPLIAKNYYRSLDHHGPSFKQLDAKRMCHNALLAEAKEIHESKLNAGDEYLNPDIHKDISRIISSVRSSEEKLMMTWSEIVHPFLSANCLRSYLEESVAPSEACEQCGISKDFLSSISDALAANKLSLSRKEGELLRKTYNKCSSSCHSFAVEIGEGEFIPNLQTINSDSILGPGKEPARESCDVAAKGGHPGTDTSTSSSCAHRNEPEKKNELKQLSKRATKLHGVKGGTCCSLVVLCRLYQILYRRLQAARVLCTGDLYTEFKDQLCRLLDRSVDNCKFEDFCLKYLGPNSFKLFTLDIVINQVIKQLCIISSSDSLIQFLGNLGRPIPPKLLSQHQNPSIGWHDQEEQGRKLLLHFERRKKRKLENGASSSSQPGGRDSNSLLTA, from the exons ATGGCGTCCCCCAATCAGGCTGCTGATGACAAAGTTCGATGCAAAAAGCGGAAAAAGGTGTACATGCTAGAGACCAAGCAGTGCTTGTTGTTTGCTAGGGACAACCTCCCTCGCGATGTGTACAACGAGTTTGTCAAGACCATGACCGAGATTTGGAAACAATG TGCCGATCCTGATGGTGAAGTGAGGAGCATCTGTGTTGAAACCTGCATCGAGAAGGCGCTGGAGCTATTACAGGGCTGGGCTCCGGTCAAACAGGGCTTCCTCAACTTCACCCAGGGCCGTAGCCCCTTGGATGGTGATGACAGTGTCTTTGGCGATGTTGATGTCAACGCCCTTTTGCAGAATCCACTAGATTTTCTTTGGAGAGCCAAG GCTAGCCCTGGCATCAGTGAGCATGATTATGCCGCTATTTTGCAAACCCTGATAGATTTTTCCAAGAAAAGGGGGACCATGGCCGCTGGAGAAGTTTTCCATATT GTGAAGGAATGCACGAGTAACTGTCCAGAGTTGCTAGAAGAGTTCACCAATTATCTCCCTCTTCACCTAAAGGGGCATCTGACAGACGAAAAATCCTGCAGAAATCTGAAGACAGGTCGTGTGGGCAAG GCTAATTTATGCTTTACTCCAGATGCTAATCAAAACTTGGCTGGTACCCAGATCAAAGCAACCAATACGAGGAAAGAAG GTAGTGAAGAATCCCTTCTTGCTGAAGAAGACGCGGAAGACAAGGTTGAACCCTTGCCAGACTGGAATACCTCCAGACATGAGGGAATCTTACCCCCGAAAGTGAATCCCAAGAACTTCAAGCGTTGCACTCCTAGCTATTACCTTCTACCAAAAAAT TGTATAACTCTTCAATCAAGTTACCGAACAAAACTGGGGAGGTCTGTTCTCAATGATGCTTTGGTTTCTCCTTCATCTGTTGCAAGCCTCGAGAAAACTCAAAATGATTATGAAAAGAAGGTTATACAATGCGAAGATGATAT GTATGAGAGTGACATGCTATTGCGGCGGTTTAGGGCGACTGCTGACTTCCTTGCGAATCTCCAAGATCGTGTCTGCAGTGTTTTGAGGATTAGTGGACATATAACTC CTCTACATAGGAGGTGCCTTCAAAAACTATATAATGATGATCCCGAGCTTGATGATCTATTGAAGAGTGCAAATACTAGTGCTGCTATTTCTATTCTACTTTCTCGTTTAAATCGGAGGGTAGAAAATTTGTCGGAGGCACACTTGTGTTTGGATAAGATACTTTCACCACTGATTGCCAAAAATTACTACAGATCGCTTGATCATCATGGCCCCTCTTTCAAACAGTTGGATGCAAAGAGGATGTGCCACAATG CTTTGCTGGCTGAAGCCAAAGAAATCCATGAATCAAAATTGAATGCTGGCGATGAGTATCTTAACCCTGACATACACAAGGACATAAGCAGGATTATTTCCTCTGTGCGCTCTTCCGAGGAGAAGCTTATGATGACTTGGTCAGAAATAGTACATCCATTTCTTTCTGCTAACTGTTTACGGTCTTACTTGGAGGAAAGTGTAGCTCCCAGTGAAGCTTGTGAACAGTGTGGTATCAGCAAAGATTTTCTCAGTAGCATTTCCGATGCTTTGGCTGCTAATAAACTTTCTTTATCTCGTAAG GAAGGTGAACTTCTGAGGAAAACTTATAACAAGTGTAGTTCTTCATGCCATAGTTTTGCAGTGGAGATTGGGGAAGGTGAGTTCATCCCCAATTTACAAACGATCAACTCGGATTCCATTCTTGGACCTGGAAAAGAACCAGCAAGAGAGAGCTGTGATGTTGCTGCTAAAGGTGGGCATCCTGGAACCGATACTTCCACATCTAGTAGTTGTGCCCACAGGAACGAACCTGAAAAGAAGAATGAACTAAAGCAGCTCTCTAAAAGAGCAACTAAACTGCATGGGGTGAAAGGTGGTACATGTTGTTCTCTAGTTGTGCTCTGCAGGCTTTACCAG ATTTTGTACAGGAGACTACAAGCTGCAAGAGTTTTATGCACTGGTGATCTATACACAGA ATTTAAGGATCAACTCTGCAGACTTCTTGATCGCTCTGTTGACAATTGCAAATTTGAGGACTTCTGTCTTAAATATCTTGGGCCAAACTCCTTTAAGCTTTTCACTCTGGATATTGTCATAAACCAAGTTATCAAGCAG TTGTGCATAATTTCTTCAAGCGACTCACTCATTCAGTTCCTTGGGAATTTAGGAAGACCAATACCACCCAAACTTTTGTCCCAGCATCAAAAC CCATCAATTGGATGGCATGATCAAGAAGAGCAAGGCAGAAAACTTTTGCTTCATTTTGAGAGAAG GAAAAAACGGAAGTTGGAAAATGGTGCATCGAGTTCCTCTCAGCCTGGAGGAAGGGATTCAAACTCGTTGTTAACTGCTTGA